The Streptomyces sp. DH-12 genome has a window encoding:
- a CDS encoding ABC transporter permease, with protein MSRAETVSGTGAGAEAFVRTRWLWTLGLFRDELRTTFRRWRTLALLGVLAAVPVLVGIAVRIETGDGPSAGSGGGGPAFVSQITNNGLFLVFTALAATLPFFLPMAVGVIAGDAVAGEAGAGTLRYLLVAPAGRTRLLLTKYATVVVFCLAATLVVAGSALAVGALLFPLGDVTTISGTRIGFGEGLARALLIALVVAASLLGVAALGLFVSTLTDSGIAAMATTVGLLVTVQILDQIPQLHALHPYLFSHHWLSFADLLREPVHWDGLTKNLSLQALYAAVFGSAAWARFTTKDVTA; from the coding sequence ATGTCGCGGGCTGAGACGGTGAGCGGGACGGGCGCGGGAGCGGAGGCGTTCGTGCGAACGCGTTGGCTGTGGACCCTCGGGCTGTTCCGCGACGAACTGCGCACCACCTTCCGCCGCTGGCGCACCCTCGCCCTGCTGGGCGTGCTGGCCGCCGTGCCGGTGCTGGTCGGGATCGCCGTGCGGATCGAGACCGGCGACGGACCGTCCGCCGGGAGCGGCGGCGGGGGACCCGCGTTCGTCTCGCAGATCACCAACAACGGCCTGTTCCTCGTCTTCACCGCGCTCGCCGCGACCCTGCCGTTCTTCCTGCCCATGGCGGTCGGCGTGATCGCGGGCGACGCCGTGGCGGGCGAGGCGGGCGCCGGCACCCTGCGCTACCTCCTGGTCGCCCCCGCAGGCCGCACCCGGCTGCTGCTCACCAAGTACGCGACGGTCGTGGTGTTCTGCCTGGCCGCCACCCTGGTGGTGGCCGGGTCGGCGCTGGCCGTGGGCGCGCTGCTGTTCCCGCTGGGCGACGTCACCACCATCTCGGGCACCCGCATCGGCTTCGGCGAGGGACTGGCCCGGGCCCTGCTGATCGCCCTGGTCGTCGCCGCGTCCCTGCTCGGGGTGGCGGCGCTCGGCCTGTTCGTCTCCACGCTGACCGACAGCGGCATCGCGGCGATGGCCACCACGGTCGGGCTGCTCGTCACCGTCCAGATCCTCGACCAGATCCCCCAGCTGCACGCCCTGCACCCGTATCTGTTCTCCCACCACTGGCTGTCCTTCGCCGACCTGTTGCGCGAGCCCGTCCACTGGGACGGCCTCACCAAGAACCTGAGCCTCCAGGCCCTCTACGCCGCCGTCTTCGGCTCGGCGGCCTGGGCACGGTTCACGACGAAGGACGTCACGGCGTAG
- a CDS encoding ABC transporter ATP-binding protein, protein MDATSTTEQTRDGRSAGDGVVVTRGLTKRYRGGQLAVDDLHLTVPAGSVFGFLGPNGSGKTTTIRMLMGLIEPTSGTAHVLGRPMPRSARAVLPHVGALIEGPALYGFLSGRDNLLRHDAADPTADPRTRKARVAAALDRVGLTAAAGRKARAYSLGMKQRLGLAAALLRPRRLLVLDEPTNGLDPQGMREIRSLVRELATDGTTVFLSSHLLDEIEQVCTHAAVMARGRLITQGPVAELAAGVRGRLVVTTPDPADAARLLKEQGLADVVADGDRVSADPPARDLAEINAALVTAGVRVRGLGVERASLEDAFVALTGEGFDVAG, encoded by the coding sequence ATGGACGCCACGTCCACCACGGAGCAGACGCGCGACGGGCGGTCCGCGGGCGACGGCGTCGTCGTCACCCGCGGACTGACCAAGCGGTACCGCGGCGGACAGCTCGCCGTGGACGACCTGCACCTGACCGTCCCGGCGGGCAGCGTCTTCGGCTTCCTCGGCCCCAACGGCTCCGGCAAGACCACCACCATCCGCATGCTGATGGGCCTGATCGAGCCGACCTCCGGGACGGCGCACGTGCTGGGGCGCCCCATGCCCCGCTCCGCGCGCGCCGTCCTCCCGCACGTCGGCGCCCTCATCGAGGGCCCCGCCCTCTACGGCTTCCTCTCCGGCCGCGACAACCTCCTCCGTCACGACGCCGCCGACCCCACCGCCGATCCGCGCACCCGCAAGGCGCGGGTCGCCGCCGCCCTGGACCGGGTGGGCCTCACGGCCGCGGCCGGGCGGAAGGCACGCGCGTACTCCCTCGGCATGAAGCAGCGCCTCGGACTCGCCGCCGCCCTGCTGCGGCCCCGCCGGCTGCTGGTGCTGGACGAGCCGACCAACGGCCTCGACCCGCAGGGCATGCGGGAGATCCGCTCCCTCGTCCGCGAACTGGCCACCGACGGCACGACCGTCTTCCTCTCCTCCCACCTGCTCGACGAGATCGAGCAGGTCTGCACGCACGCCGCCGTGATGGCGCGGGGCCGGCTGATCACGCAGGGGCCGGTCGCCGAGCTGGCCGCGGGCGTCCGGGGCCGTCTGGTGGTCACCACGCCCGACCCGGCGGACGCGGCGCGGCTGCTGAAGGAACAGGGGCTCGCCGACGTCGTGGCGGACGGCGACCGGGTGAGCGCCGATCCGCCCGCGCGGGATCTCGCCGAGATCAACGCGGCCCTGGTCACGGCGGGGGTGCGGGTGCGCGGCCTCGGGGTGGAACGGGCCTCGCTGGAGGACGCGTTCGTGGCGCTGACCGGGGAGGGGTTCGATGTCGCGGGCTGA
- a CDS encoding sigma-E factor regulatory protein RseB domain-containing protein, which yields MAPHASDDTTTAGEVEEPRAGRRRAARYVVPVTVMGVAAATIGLVPALADSGDPDLPDITAAQLIEKIAQSDVERLSGTVRITTDLGLPNLGGLESSLASGALGEDGEGGSSADPSGRLTELASGTHTLRVAADGPDRQKLSLLENAAEYSLIHNGKDVWGYDSASNEVYHATVDEPDASERRGQRPPATPQDFAEEALKAVDDTTSVKVDGTAQVAGRAAYRLVVEPKQSGSTVGAVSIAVDHETGLPLKFTLTPSSGGSAVVDVGFTEVSFDRPDASTFEFTPPKGAEVTEDTEQDRERGDFGKPERGPKSEEDLAKGFDGLKMLGEGWNTIATFDTGSGGGLPTGEAGGDLDGFLGSLGEQVEGDFGTGTVFGTRLVNALITEDGTVYVGTVTKDALVKAADAGE from the coding sequence ATGGCACCGCACGCATCCGACGACACGACGACCGCCGGGGAGGTCGAGGAGCCGCGCGCCGGCCGCCGCAGGGCAGCGCGGTACGTCGTCCCCGTCACGGTGATGGGCGTGGCGGCCGCGACGATCGGACTCGTCCCGGCGCTCGCCGACTCCGGCGACCCCGACCTGCCGGACATCACCGCCGCGCAGCTCATCGAGAAGATCGCGCAGTCGGACGTGGAGCGGCTGTCCGGCACCGTGAGGATCACCACCGACCTCGGGCTGCCGAACCTCGGCGGCCTGGAGAGCAGCCTCGCGTCCGGGGCGCTGGGCGAGGACGGCGAGGGCGGTTCGTCCGCCGACCCGTCCGGCCGGCTCACCGAGCTGGCGTCCGGCACGCACACCCTGCGCGTCGCCGCCGACGGCCCGGACCGCCAGAAGCTGTCACTGCTGGAGAACGCGGCCGAGTACAGCCTCATCCACAACGGCAAGGACGTCTGGGGCTACGACAGCGCGTCCAACGAGGTCTACCACGCCACCGTCGACGAGCCGGACGCGTCCGAGCGGCGCGGACAGCGGCCCCCGGCCACCCCGCAGGACTTCGCGGAGGAGGCGCTGAAGGCGGTCGACGACACCACGTCCGTGAAGGTCGACGGCACCGCCCAGGTGGCCGGCCGGGCCGCCTACCGGCTGGTGGTCGAGCCCAAGCAGTCCGGCTCCACCGTCGGCGCCGTCAGCATCGCCGTGGACCACGAGACGGGCCTGCCGCTGAAGTTCACGCTCACCCCGTCGAGCGGCGGCTCGGCCGTCGTGGACGTCGGCTTCACCGAGGTGAGCTTCGACCGCCCGGACGCCTCCACGTTCGAGTTCACCCCGCCGAAGGGCGCCGAGGTGACCGAGGACACCGAACAGGACCGGGAGCGCGGCGACTTCGGGAAGCCGGAGCGGGGCCCGAAGTCCGAGGAGGACCTGGCCAAGGGCTTCGACGGGCTGAAGATGCTCGGCGAGGGCTGGAACACGATCGCCACCTTCGACACCGGCTCCGGCGGCGGCCTGCCCACCGGTGAGGCGGGCGGCGACCTCGACGGCTTCCTCGGCTCGCTCGGCGAGCAGGTCGAGGGCGACTTCGGCACCGGCACGGTGTTCGGCACCCGTCTGGTCAACGCCCTGATCACCGAGGACGGCACGGTCTACGTGGGTACGGTCACCAAGGACGCGCTGGTGAAGGCGGCCGACGCGGGCGAGTAG
- a CDS encoding polyprenyl synthetase family protein encodes MTVVGPFGLSVRDQALEADVQAGLTAVEEGLLEATKSEVPFITEAAQHLVRAGGKRFRPLLVMLSARFGDPYAPGIVPSAVVVELTHLATLYHDDVMDEAEVRRGVASANARWGNSVAVLTGDFLFARASHILADLGPEAVRVQAEAFERLVTGQILETAGPQDGRDPVDHYLDVLGGKTGSLVAVSCRFGGMMSGADETVVDILTQYGERLGVAFQLADDVLDIASDSHESGKTPGTDLREGIATLPVLRLRERAARLGLAEDVALCELLDSDLTDDARHAEALRLLRAHPALGQARRDTVRYAEEARAALAPLPDGPAKTALVEMCDAVVHRAG; translated from the coding sequence GTGACCGTCGTCGGGCCGTTCGGGCTGAGCGTGCGGGACCAGGCTCTGGAAGCCGATGTCCAGGCCGGATTGACGGCTGTCGAGGAAGGGCTGCTCGAAGCCACCAAGAGCGAGGTGCCCTTCATCACGGAGGCCGCCCAGCACCTGGTGCGGGCCGGCGGCAAGCGGTTCCGTCCGCTGCTCGTGATGCTCTCCGCCCGGTTCGGCGACCCCTACGCGCCCGGCATCGTGCCGTCGGCCGTCGTGGTGGAGCTCACCCACCTGGCCACGCTGTACCACGACGACGTGATGGACGAGGCCGAGGTGCGGCGCGGGGTCGCGAGCGCGAACGCCCGCTGGGGCAACTCGGTCGCCGTGCTCACCGGCGACTTCCTCTTCGCCCGCGCCTCCCACATCCTGGCCGACCTCGGCCCGGAGGCGGTGCGGGTCCAGGCCGAGGCGTTCGAGCGGCTGGTCACCGGCCAGATCCTGGAGACCGCGGGCCCGCAGGACGGCCGCGACCCGGTCGACCACTACCTGGACGTGCTCGGCGGCAAGACCGGCTCCCTGGTCGCCGTCTCCTGCCGGTTCGGCGGGATGATGTCCGGCGCCGACGAGACGGTGGTGGACATCCTCACCCAGTACGGCGAGCGGCTCGGCGTCGCCTTCCAGCTCGCCGACGACGTCCTGGACATCGCCTCCGACTCCCACGAGTCCGGCAAGACCCCCGGCACCGACCTGCGCGAGGGCATCGCCACCCTGCCCGTGCTGCGGCTGCGCGAGCGGGCGGCCCGGCTGGGCCTCGCCGAGGACGTCGCCCTGTGCGAGCTGCTCGACTCCGACCTCACCGACGACGCCCGGCACGCCGAGGCGCTGCGGCTGCTGCGCGCCCATCCCGCGCTGGGCCAGGCCCGCCGGGACACCGTGCGCTACGCCGAGGAGGCGCGCGCCGCGCTCGCCCCGCTGCCCGACGGCCCCGCCAAGACGGCGCTCGTCGAGATGTGCGACGCCGTGGTGCACCGGGCCGGCTGA
- a CDS encoding transglycosylase SLT domain-containing protein: protein MPASASYRRLVRSLAVAGTGVAVVAMPLFGATSAAAAPTAQAAASTTAYPDNLDGWIREAMDVMAQNGIPGSYDSIHRNIMRESSGNPAAINLWDSNAAKGTPSKGLLQVIDPTFQAYHVPGTAFDPFDPVANIAAACNYAADRYGSIDNVFGAY from the coding sequence ATGCCCGCTTCCGCTTCGTACCGCCGCCTCGTCCGCTCCCTCGCCGTCGCCGGCACCGGCGTCGCCGTGGTCGCGATGCCGCTGTTCGGCGCCACCAGCGCCGCGGCCGCCCCCACGGCCCAGGCCGCCGCCTCCACGACCGCGTACCCGGACAACCTCGACGGCTGGATCCGCGAGGCGATGGACGTCATGGCGCAGAACGGCATCCCCGGCTCCTACGACTCCATCCACCGCAACATCATGCGGGAGTCGTCCGGCAACCCGGCCGCCATCAACCTGTGGGACTCCAACGCCGCGAAGGGCACCCCGTCGAAGGGCCTGCTCCAGGTCATCGACCCGACCTTCCAGGCGTACCACGTGCCCGGCACCGCCTTCGACCCGTTCGACCCGGTCGCCAACATCGCCGCGGCCTGCAACTACGCCGCCGACCGCTACGGCTCGATCGACAACGTCTTCGGCGCGTACTGA
- a CDS encoding HAD family hydrolase, producing MAAPTDCFLIATDLDGTLLRGDDTLSDRSLAALARAERAGARHLVVTGRPAPRVRSLLDDLGCTGLAVCGQGAQVYDAATHRMLWSVRLDRELAETALGKIEAEVGEVYAAVDQDGADGLTLIEPGYRMPHPTLPSVRVERRDDLWARPISKVLLRHPELSDDALAAAARSVVGSLATVTMSGPGTVELQPCGVTKATGLALAAEHLGLRPEDTVAFGDMPNDVPMFRWAGHGVAMANAHPELKAVADEVTLSNEDDGVAVVLERLFGRTAGVGRQRSAQYAPKTLSIEP from the coding sequence ATGGCCGCACCCACCGATTGTTTCCTCATCGCCACCGACCTGGACGGGACGCTGCTGCGCGGTGACGACACCCTCTCCGACCGCTCCCTCGCCGCCCTCGCGCGGGCGGAGCGGGCCGGCGCCCGGCACCTCGTGGTGACGGGGCGCCCGGCCCCCAGAGTGCGGTCGCTGCTCGACGACCTCGGCTGCACGGGGCTCGCGGTGTGCGGACAGGGCGCGCAGGTCTACGACGCCGCCACGCACCGGATGCTGTGGTCGGTCCGGCTGGACCGGGAGCTGGCGGAGACCGCGCTCGGCAAGATCGAGGCCGAGGTGGGGGAGGTGTACGCCGCGGTCGACCAGGACGGGGCCGACGGGCTGACGCTGATCGAGCCGGGCTACCGGATGCCGCACCCGACGCTCCCGTCGGTGCGGGTGGAGCGGCGCGACGACCTGTGGGCGCGGCCGATCAGCAAGGTGCTGCTGCGCCACCCGGAGCTGTCGGACGACGCGCTGGCGGCGGCGGCGCGGTCCGTGGTCGGTTCGCTGGCCACGGTCACGATGTCGGGGCCGGGCACGGTGGAGCTCCAGCCGTGCGGGGTCACCAAGGCGACCGGGCTGGCGCTGGCCGCCGAGCACCTGGGGCTGCGCCCCGAGGACACGGTCGCCTTCGGGGACATGCCGAACGACGTCCCCATGTTCCGGTGGGCGGGCCACGGCGTCGCCATGGCCAACGCGCACCCCGAGCTGAAGGCGGTGGCCGACGAGGTCACCCTGTCGAACGAGGACGACGGCGTGGCCGTCGTCCTCGAGCGACTGTTCGGGCGGACGGCCGGAGTGGGCCGTCAGAGGTCGGCTCAGTACGCGCCGAAGACGTTGTCGATCGAGCCGTAG
- the fahA gene encoding fumarylacetoacetase — MPPFDVPEGDPFGPHNLPYGVFSLPGSPERTVGVRLGDHVLDAGAAAHALGSPYASLLARPTLNPLLAAGRTAWSDVRRALTAWVTVPAHRETVERFFHPLSEVTLHLPFEVADYVDFYASENHARNVGQIFRPDAADSLTPNWKHLPIGYHGRSGTVVVSGTDVVRPSGQRKAPADAAPVFGPSVRLDIEAEVGFVVGVPSERGRPVPLNAYRDHVFGLCLLNDWSARDIQAWEYVPLGPFLGKSFATSVSAWITPLDALEEARTAPPERTHPLLPYLDDSGEEPGGYDLRITVSLNGQAVSECPFSTMYWTAAQQLAHMTVNGASLRTGDLYGSGTVSGPTERERGSLLELTWNGRDPLELPGGKRTFLEDGDVVTLSAWAPGPDGVRVGLGEVTGRVVPAS; from the coding sequence ATGCCCCCCTTCGATGTCCCCGAGGGCGATCCCTTCGGCCCGCACAACCTGCCGTACGGCGTCTTCTCGCTCCCCGGTTCGCCGGAGCGCACCGTGGGCGTCCGGCTGGGCGACCACGTCCTCGACGCCGGCGCGGCGGCACACGCCCTGGGCTCCCCCTACGCCTCCCTGCTCGCCCGCCCCACCCTCAACCCCCTGCTGGCGGCGGGCCGTACGGCCTGGTCGGACGTGCGGCGCGCGCTCACCGCGTGGGTGACGGTCCCGGCGCACCGGGAGACCGTCGAGCGGTTCTTCCACCCGCTGTCCGAGGTCACCCTGCACCTGCCCTTCGAGGTCGCGGACTACGTCGACTTCTACGCCTCGGAGAACCACGCCCGGAACGTCGGGCAGATCTTCCGCCCCGACGCGGCCGACTCCCTGACCCCCAACTGGAAGCACCTGCCGATCGGTTACCACGGCCGCTCCGGCACCGTCGTGGTGTCCGGCACCGACGTCGTACGCCCCTCCGGGCAGCGCAAGGCGCCCGCCGACGCCGCCCCGGTGTTCGGCCCGTCCGTGCGGCTGGACATCGAGGCCGAGGTCGGCTTCGTCGTCGGCGTCCCGTCCGAGCGGGGCCGGCCCGTGCCGCTGAACGCCTACCGCGACCACGTGTTCGGCCTGTGCCTGCTCAACGACTGGTCCGCCCGCGACATCCAGGCCTGGGAGTACGTGCCCCTCGGCCCGTTCCTCGGCAAGTCCTTCGCCACCTCCGTGTCGGCGTGGATCACCCCGCTGGACGCCCTGGAGGAGGCCCGCACCGCCCCGCCCGAGCGCACTCACCCGCTGCTGCCGTACCTCGACGACTCCGGTGAGGAGCCCGGCGGTTACGACCTGCGCATCACCGTCAGCCTCAACGGCCAGGCCGTCTCCGAGTGCCCCTTCTCCACCATGTACTGGACGGCCGCCCAGCAGCTCGCCCACATGACGGTGAACGGCGCCTCCCTGCGCACCGGCGACCTCTACGGCTCCGGCACGGTCAGCGGCCCCACCGAGCGCGAGCGCGGCTCCCTGCTGGAACTGACCTGGAACGGCCGCGACCCGCTCGAACTCCCCGGCGGCAAGCGGACGTTCCTGGAGGACGGCGACGTGGTGACGCTGTCCGCCTGGGCGCCGGGCCCGGACGGGGTGCGGGTGGGCCTCGGCGAGGTGACGGGACGGGTGGTCCCCGCGTCCTGA
- a CDS encoding M56 family metallopeptidase gives MTYCLLLLSVVAVTAAVPVPRALTRAKWPEREPVVGLWVWQCLVATVLLCCLTALALGAAAVFGTVRAQLFAPAPPAVTAAYDLSSASPWTTVLTVLLACGAAWTAAVLGRELVEARRRRARARAHLRDRAPDLPAGLPEGRGPLLVLEEEYPDAWWMPGSPPQLIVTTGALQRLTGHQLDAVLTHERGHARARHDWLLHLSAALAAGFPRVPLFAHFCEQTHRLVELSADDTASRRCGHLTTALALIELNQHRGVLSCSSSHRLLGERVDRLLEPPPRLGRRHRALTTAAASLVPFLPLLITFAPGLTALP, from the coding sequence ATGACGTACTGCCTGCTCCTGCTGAGCGTGGTCGCCGTGACCGCCGCCGTACCCGTCCCCCGCGCGCTGACCCGGGCGAAGTGGCCGGAACGGGAACCGGTCGTCGGTCTGTGGGTGTGGCAGTGCCTGGTGGCCACCGTCCTGCTGTGCTGCCTGACCGCCCTGGCGCTGGGCGCCGCCGCCGTCTTCGGCACCGTCCGCGCGCAGTTGTTCGCCCCGGCGCCGCCCGCCGTGACCGCCGCGTACGACCTGTCGTCCGCCTCGCCGTGGACGACCGTCCTCACCGTGCTGCTGGCCTGCGGCGCGGCCTGGACCGCCGCGGTGCTGGGGCGGGAGCTGGTCGAGGCCCGCCGCCGTCGCGCCCGCGCCCGCGCACACCTGCGGGACCGCGCGCCCGACCTGCCGGCGGGGCTGCCCGAGGGGCGGGGGCCGCTGCTGGTGCTGGAGGAGGAGTACCCCGACGCCTGGTGGATGCCGGGCAGCCCGCCCCAGCTGATCGTCACGACCGGCGCGCTGCAGCGCCTGACCGGCCATCAGCTCGACGCGGTCCTCACCCACGAACGCGGCCACGCCCGGGCCCGCCACGACTGGCTGCTGCATCTGTCGGCTGCGCTGGCGGCCGGCTTCCCGCGCGTCCCGCTGTTCGCCCACTTCTGCGAGCAGACGCACCGTCTGGTCGAGCTGTCCGCCGACGACACGGCCTCCCGCCGCTGCGGCCATCTGACCACCGCGCTGGCGCTGATCGAGCTCAACCAGCACCGGGGCGTGCTGTCCTGCTCCTCCAGCCACCGGCTGCTCGGCGAGCGCGTCGACCGGCTCCTCGAGCCGCCGCCGCGTCTGGGCCGCCGTCACCGCGCCCTGACCACGGCCGCGGCGTCGCTGGTGCCCTTCCTCCCGCTCCTCATCACCTTCGCGCCGGGACTGACGGCGCTGCCGTAG
- the recQ gene encoding DNA helicase RecQ yields the protein MAVTDSEALAALQRVFGYEAFRGEQEAVVDHVIAGGDAVVLMPTGGGKSLCYQIPALVRPGTGVVVSPLIALMQDQVDALRALGVRAGFVNSTQDFDERRTVEAEFLAGELDLLYLAPERLRLDSSLDLLSRGKISVFAIDEAHCVSQWGHDFRPDYLTLSVLGERWPDVPRIALTATATDATHREITERLGLRDARHFVASFDRPNIQYRIVPKADPRKQLLAFLREEHAGDAGIVYCLSRNSVEKTAEFLSRNGIEAVPYHAGLDAGTRAAHQARFLREEGLVVVATIAFGMGIDKPDVRFVAHLDLPKSVEGYYQETGRAGRDGLPSTAWMAYGLNDVIQQRKLIQSGEGDEAFRRRAHQHLDAMLALCETVRCRRGQLLAYFGQEPSGENCGNCDTCLAPPETWDGTVAAQKVLSTVVRLQRERGQKFGAVQIVDILLGRRTAKVIQFDHDQLSVFGIGEELSEVQWRGVVRQLLAQGLLAVEGEYGTLVLTEASGPVLRREREVPLRKEPEKPAAARSGGGAGRGERKAKAAAAELPEELQPAFEALRAWRAEQAKEQGVPAYVIFHDATLREIVTVWPASVEELGGISGVGEKKRATYGEGVVAVLAGLAAPGEAALGPAAPDPAGEAPAPEEDWPDEEPDWT from the coding sequence ATGGCAGTGACGGACAGTGAGGCGCTGGCGGCGCTGCAGCGGGTCTTCGGCTACGAGGCCTTCCGCGGTGAGCAGGAAGCGGTCGTCGACCATGTGATCGCGGGCGGCGACGCGGTCGTGCTCATGCCGACCGGCGGCGGCAAGTCGCTCTGCTACCAGATCCCGGCGCTGGTCCGGCCCGGCACGGGCGTGGTGGTCTCCCCGCTGATCGCGCTGATGCAGGACCAGGTGGACGCGTTGCGGGCGCTCGGCGTGCGGGCCGGCTTCGTCAACTCCACGCAGGACTTCGACGAGCGGCGCACGGTCGAGGCGGAGTTCCTGGCGGGCGAGCTCGACCTGCTCTACCTGGCGCCGGAGCGGCTGCGCCTGGACAGCAGCCTCGACCTCCTCTCACGCGGCAAGATCTCCGTCTTCGCCATCGACGAGGCGCACTGCGTCTCCCAGTGGGGGCACGACTTCCGGCCGGACTACCTCACCCTGTCCGTGCTGGGGGAGCGGTGGCCGGACGTGCCCCGCATCGCCCTCACCGCGACGGCCACGGACGCCACGCACCGGGAGATCACCGAGCGGCTGGGCCTGCGGGACGCCCGGCACTTCGTGGCCAGCTTCGACCGGCCCAACATCCAGTACCGGATCGTGCCCAAGGCCGACCCCCGCAAGCAGCTCCTCGCCTTCCTGCGCGAGGAGCACGCCGGGGACGCGGGCATCGTGTACTGCCTGTCGCGCAACTCGGTGGAGAAGACCGCCGAGTTCCTCTCCCGCAACGGCATCGAGGCGGTGCCGTACCACGCGGGGCTCGACGCGGGGACGCGCGCCGCGCACCAGGCGCGCTTCCTGCGTGAAGAGGGCCTGGTCGTGGTGGCGACCATCGCCTTCGGCATGGGCATCGACAAGCCGGACGTCCGCTTCGTCGCCCACCTCGACCTGCCCAAGTCGGTGGAGGGCTACTACCAGGAGACCGGCCGCGCGGGCCGCGACGGCCTGCCGTCCACCGCGTGGATGGCCTACGGGCTGAACGACGTCATCCAGCAGCGCAAGCTGATCCAGTCCGGCGAGGGCGACGAGGCGTTCCGGCGGCGGGCCCATCAGCACCTGGACGCCATGCTCGCCCTGTGCGAGACCGTGCGCTGCCGCCGCGGCCAGCTCCTCGCCTACTTCGGCCAGGAGCCGTCCGGGGAGAACTGCGGCAACTGCGACACCTGCCTCGCCCCGCCGGAGACCTGGGACGGCACGGTCGCGGCGCAGAAGGTGCTGTCCACGGTGGTGCGGCTGCAGCGGGAGCGCGGACAGAAGTTCGGCGCGGTGCAGATCGTGGACATCCTGCTGGGCCGCCGCACCGCCAAGGTGATCCAGTTCGACCACGACCAGCTCTCCGTGTTCGGGATCGGCGAGGAGCTGAGCGAGGTGCAATGGCGCGGCGTGGTCCGCCAGTTGCTCGCCCAGGGACTGCTCGCGGTTGAGGGCGAGTACGGCACGCTGGTGCTGACCGAGGCCAGCGGGCCGGTGCTGCGGCGCGAGCGTGAGGTGCCGCTGCGCAAGGAGCCCGAGAAGCCGGCCGCCGCCCGCTCGGGCGGCGGAGCGGGCCGCGGCGAGCGCAAGGCCAAGGCGGCCGCCGCCGAGCTGCCCGAGGAGCTGCAGCCGGCGTTCGAGGCGCTGCGCGCCTGGCGCGCCGAGCAGGCCAAGGAGCAGGGCGTCCCGGCGTACGTGATCTTCCATGACGCCACGCTGCGGGAGATCGTCACGGTGTGGCCCGCCTCGGTGGAGGAGCTGGGCGGCATCAGCGGCGTCGGCGAGAAGAAGCGGGCGACGTACGGCGAGGGGGTCGTGGCGGTGCTGGCCGGACTGGCGGCGCCGGGCGAGGCCGCTCTCGGCCCGGCCGCTCCCGACCCGGCCGGTGAGGCCCCGGCGCCCGAGGAGGACTGGCCCGACGAGGAGCCCGACTGGACCTGA